In Helianthus annuus cultivar XRQ/B chromosome 9, HanXRQr2.0-SUNRISE, whole genome shotgun sequence, the following are encoded in one genomic region:
- the LOC110880130 gene encoding cyclin-A2-1 isoform X1 — MKKGVATGEPAFRVTRARVAASQSSSSEPLKEQGVGRLTRKNSKRSVQDENKNYGVATGGVQNKRRAVLKDVTNMCCDNSYKNCIVPAKIPKKNSVLTKKNPVKVQRVSAKSEQMRCNESTRSHIRSTLVKVPEASGSEDKKTVSQLQSFSKKAGKSKINEKLTISSDPDFIDIDSDKKDPQLCSVYVCEIYSNLRVAELIHRPRFNFMETVQRDVTQSMRGVLVDWLVEVSVEYKLEPDTLHRTVYLIDMFLSKNYIERQKLQLLGITCMLIASKYEETVAPSVEEFCIITDSTYTKSEVLKMESQVLNILNFHLSPPTAQTFLRRFIRAAQASHQIPSLELECLASYLAELTLIDYNFLVFVPSNIAAAAVFLARWMLDQPGHPWNHTLEHYTNYKPLDLKNTVFALHGLHLSDSNSPLTVIRTKYRQDKFNRVASLPSRELPETLF; from the exons ATGAAGAAAGGAGTTGCAACTGGAGAGCCTGCTTTTCGTGTAACACGGGCTCGAGTGGCTGCTAGCCAGTCATCGAGTTCGGAACCGTTAAAAGAGCAGGGAGTGGGGCGTCTTACGCGTAAAAACTCTAAAAGATCGGTGCAAGATGAGAATAAAAACTATGGCGTTGCGACGGGTGGTGTTCAGAATAAGAGGAGAGCAGTACTTAAAGATGTCACAAACATGTGTTGTGATAATTCTTATAAGAACTGCATTGTTCCAGCTAAAATTCCG AAAAAGAATAGTGTGTTGACTAAAAAAAATCCAGTCAAAGTTCAACGAGTTTCTGCTAAATCCGAACAAATGAGATGTAATGAAAGTACGAGATCTCACATTCGATCTACTCTCGTGAAAGTTCCAGAAGCATCTGGAAGCGAAGATAAGAAAACGGTTTCGCAGTTGCAAAGCTTTTCAAAGAAAG CAGGGAAGAGTAAGATTAACGAGAAGCTTACAATCTCTAGCGATCCAGATTTTATTGATATAGATTCCGATAAAAAAGATCCGCAATTGTGCAGTGTCTATGTATGTGAAATATATAGCAATTTGCGCGTAGCAGAG CTTATTCATCGTCCACGTTTCAATTTCATGGAGACGGTACAAAGAGATGTAACTCAGAGTATGCGGGGCGTCTTAGTTGATTGGCTTGTAGAG GTAAGTGTGGAATATAAATTGGAGCCAGACACACTCCATCGCACGGTTTATCTCATTGACATGTTTCTTTCTAAAAACTATATCGAACGACAAAAACTTCAACTGTTGGGCATCACTTGTATGCTAATTGCTTC GAAATACGAAGAAACCGTTGCACCAAGTGTTGAGGAATTTTGTATCATCACAGACAGCACTTACACAAAATCAGAG GTTCTGAAAATGGAAAGTCAAGTTCTGAACATTTTGAATTTTCACCTTTCACCACCAACAGCACAAACATTTCTCAG GAGATTTATAAGAGCAGCACAAGCTTCCCATCAG ATCCCGAGTCTTGAATTGGAGTGTTTGGCAAGTTATCTAGCTGAGTTGACTCTGATTGACTATAATTTCTTGGTGTTTGTTCCGTCAAATATCGCTGCAGCGGCTGTGTTTCTTGCCAGATGGATGCTAGATCAGCCGGGCCACCCTTGG AACCATACATTGGAGCACTACACAAACTACAAACCGTTGGATCTAAAGaacacggtttttgcactccacGGTTTGCATTTGAGCGACAGTAATTCCCCTTTGACCGTCATACGAACAAAGTACAGGCAAGATAAG TTTAACAGAGTTGCAAGTTTGCCTTCTCGTGAACTACCCGAAACACTATTCTAA
- the LOC110880130 gene encoding cyclin-A2-1 isoform X2, with product MKKGVATGEPAFRVTRARVAASQSSSSEPLKEQGVGRLTRKNSKRSVQDENKNYGVATGGVQNKRRAVLKDVTNMCCDNSYKNCIVPAKIPKKNSVLTKKNPVKVQRVSAKSEQMRCNESTRSHIRSTLVKVPEASGSEDKKTVSQLQSFSKKGKSKINEKLTISSDPDFIDIDSDKKDPQLCSVYVCEIYSNLRVAELIHRPRFNFMETVQRDVTQSMRGVLVDWLVEVSVEYKLEPDTLHRTVYLIDMFLSKNYIERQKLQLLGITCMLIASKYEETVAPSVEEFCIITDSTYTKSEVLKMESQVLNILNFHLSPPTAQTFLRRFIRAAQASHQIPSLELECLASYLAELTLIDYNFLVFVPSNIAAAAVFLARWMLDQPGHPWNHTLEHYTNYKPLDLKNTVFALHGLHLSDSNSPLTVIRTKYRQDKFNRVASLPSRELPETLF from the exons ATGAAGAAAGGAGTTGCAACTGGAGAGCCTGCTTTTCGTGTAACACGGGCTCGAGTGGCTGCTAGCCAGTCATCGAGTTCGGAACCGTTAAAAGAGCAGGGAGTGGGGCGTCTTACGCGTAAAAACTCTAAAAGATCGGTGCAAGATGAGAATAAAAACTATGGCGTTGCGACGGGTGGTGTTCAGAATAAGAGGAGAGCAGTACTTAAAGATGTCACAAACATGTGTTGTGATAATTCTTATAAGAACTGCATTGTTCCAGCTAAAATTCCG AAAAAGAATAGTGTGTTGACTAAAAAAAATCCAGTCAAAGTTCAACGAGTTTCTGCTAAATCCGAACAAATGAGATGTAATGAAAGTACGAGATCTCACATTCGATCTACTCTCGTGAAAGTTCCAGAAGCATCTGGAAGCGAAGATAAGAAAACGGTTTCGCAGTTGCAAAGCTTTTCAAAGAAAG GGAAGAGTAAGATTAACGAGAAGCTTACAATCTCTAGCGATCCAGATTTTATTGATATAGATTCCGATAAAAAAGATCCGCAATTGTGCAGTGTCTATGTATGTGAAATATATAGCAATTTGCGCGTAGCAGAG CTTATTCATCGTCCACGTTTCAATTTCATGGAGACGGTACAAAGAGATGTAACTCAGAGTATGCGGGGCGTCTTAGTTGATTGGCTTGTAGAG GTAAGTGTGGAATATAAATTGGAGCCAGACACACTCCATCGCACGGTTTATCTCATTGACATGTTTCTTTCTAAAAACTATATCGAACGACAAAAACTTCAACTGTTGGGCATCACTTGTATGCTAATTGCTTC GAAATACGAAGAAACCGTTGCACCAAGTGTTGAGGAATTTTGTATCATCACAGACAGCACTTACACAAAATCAGAG GTTCTGAAAATGGAAAGTCAAGTTCTGAACATTTTGAATTTTCACCTTTCACCACCAACAGCACAAACATTTCTCAG GAGATTTATAAGAGCAGCACAAGCTTCCCATCAG ATCCCGAGTCTTGAATTGGAGTGTTTGGCAAGTTATCTAGCTGAGTTGACTCTGATTGACTATAATTTCTTGGTGTTTGTTCCGTCAAATATCGCTGCAGCGGCTGTGTTTCTTGCCAGATGGATGCTAGATCAGCCGGGCCACCCTTGG AACCATACATTGGAGCACTACACAAACTACAAACCGTTGGATCTAAAGaacacggtttttgcactccacGGTTTGCATTTGAGCGACAGTAATTCCCCTTTGACCGTCATACGAACAAAGTACAGGCAAGATAAG TTTAACAGAGTTGCAAGTTTGCCTTCTCGTGAACTACCCGAAACACTATTCTAA
- the LOC110880126 gene encoding protein CDI: MGSVTLNPQIANADPNPNNVNTKTPYRIYIGYDPKEDVAYEVCRYSILKRSSIPVEIIPIKQSELREKKYYWRERGKLESTEFSFTRFLTPFLAGYEGWAMFVDCDFLYLGDIKELFDLTDDKYAVMCVQHDYTPKETTKMDGAVQTVYPRKNWSSMVLYNCGHPKNKVLSPEVVNKESGAFLHRFMWLEDDEIGSVPFVWNFLVGHNQVVKDDPNTYPKAIHYTLGGPWFEAWKDCEFGDLWLKELEECKEVEKEEEKDQKVE, encoded by the coding sequence ATGGGTTCCGTAACCCTAAACCCCCAAATCGCCAATGCCGATCCAAATCCCAACAATGTCAACACCAAAACACCGTACAGGATCTACATAGGCTACGATCCGAAAGAAGATGTGGCCTACGAGGTTTGCCGCTACTCAATTCTCAAAAGATCTTCGATCCCCGTTGAGATCATACCCATCAAACAGTCTGAATTACGTGAGAAAAAGTATTATTGGCGGGAACGTGGGAAGTTAGAAAGCACTGAATTCTCGTTCACGAGGTTTTTGACACCGTTTTTAGCTGGGTACGAGGGTTGGGCGATGTTTGTGGACTGTGATTTTCTCTACCTTGGAGATATTAAGGAACTGTTTGATTTAACCGATGATAAGTACGCTGTGATGTGTGTGCAGCATGATTACACACCAAAGGAGACTACTAAGATGGACGGGGCTGTTCAGACTGTTTACCCGAGGAAGAATTGGTCGTCGATGGTGTTGTATAACTGCGGTCACCCGAAGAACAAGGTTTTGAGTCCAGAGGTTGTGAATAAGGAGTCTGGGGCGTTTCTGCATCGGTTTATGTGGTTGGAGGATGATGAGATTGGGTCTGTTCCTTTTGTTTGGAACTTTCTTGTTGGGCATAACCAAGTGGTTAAGGATGACCCGAATACCTACCCGAAAGCGATACATTATACGCTTGGTGGCCCGTGGTTCGAGGCGTGGAAAGATTGCGAGTTCGGTGATTTGTGGTTGAAGGAGTTGGAGGAGTGTAAGGAGGTTGAGAAAGAGGAAGAGAAAGATCAGAAAGTGGAGTAA